The following nucleotide sequence is from Alkalihalobacillus sp. LMS39.
CAGCCACTTGAATGGCGTATAGCATCATCATCGCGACTAAGCCTACAACTAAACCGACTAATACTTCTTTAATAATTAATAAAAAGTAAGTCCCATCGATTGGAATAATCGGTAATTCAATTGTAAAAAACATAATCCAAGCTAAAAACACAGCAAGTCCAATTTTAAATTGGTTCGGGATATTCCGGTAAGAAAAAATCGGCATAACTGTAAAAAATGCAAGCACTCGTAAAAAGATGAGTAAGAACGCTGGAAGCTGATTAATCCACTCCATTCTTTACCCTATAAACCGATGAAGATTATAAAAAATATTATGCGTAAAACCAATGACATGGGATAACATCCATGGTCCGAATACAACAAGTGCTATAAATACACCAACAATTTTCGGAATAAACGCTAATGTTTGCTCTTGGATTTGGGTTGTTGCCTGAAATATACTAACGAGTAACCCAAGACCTAATGCAATAACTAACAACGGTCCGGCTACTACTAAGACAGTAAAAATTCCATTTTCAGCCATTGAAATAACGAACTCTTGACTCACAATACATCACCCTTTACAACGTTACTGAAAACTAAGCAATAGTGACCGAACAATTAAATACCAACCGTCAACCATGACAAATAATAAGATTTTAAAAGGTAGGGCAATCATAACTGGTGGTAACATCATCATCCCCATCGACATAAGAACACTTGCTACAATCATGTCGATAACTAAAAACGGAATAAAGATTAAAAACCCTATTTGAAAAGCGGTTTTCAGTTCACTTATCGCAAATGCAGGGACGAGTGCGGTGAGTGGAACATCATCTATTGTCTCAGGTCTGTCCATTCCTGCATAGCCCATAAATAATGCCAAATCTTTTTCACGTGTATGTTTAGCCATAAACTCTTTAATCGGTAAAGCTGCACGTTCAAATGCTTCTTCTTGCGTAATCTCATTATTAAAATACGGTGTTAACGCTTCGTCGTTGATTTCTCCAAAAATGGGAGCCATGATGAAAAAGGTTAAGAACAAGGCTAACCCAATTAATACTTGATTTGGAGGCATTTGCTGTGTCGCTAACCCGGTTCTAACAAACGATAACACGATAACGATTCGAGTAAAGGACGTCATTAAGATTAAAAAACTTGGTGCTAATGTTAAAATCGTTAATAAGACAAGCAATTGTATCGTTGTTGCAACATTGGCAGGTTCGTCATTCAACATGTCTAAGTCAATTCCTGGTATGATATCAGTCATGTTTCTTCTCCTTCATCGCTTTGTGGATTTCTTGTTGCGATTTGGAGACATCCTCCAACTGTTTATTTAAAAGTTGTCCAAATTGTAATGGTTCGCTTTTTTGAACAGACTTCTTTTTCATAATCGTGTCGTTTAACCATCCCGCCGCTTTTGTAATCGGTTGGTCCATACGAATTTGTTCTTGTTTTTTCTGTTCTAGTAATTGGTCGATTTCTTCTTTATCTTCTATCTCTTTCACTAATTGAATCGTGTCTGAAACTCCGACAATTAATACACGGTCTCCGATTTTCACCATTTGAATAGAGCGGTTAGGGCCTAAAGAAAGCCCACCTATCGACTGCATTGTATGATTATTTTGAAACTGTCTCGTCCGACTGTTCACAAACCGTAATAATATATAGATAAGCCCGATAACTAAAAGTAGTGCACCAATCATCTGAACAATCAGCCAAAAGAAACTTTTCTCTTGATAACTTTCAACTACCGGTTCAGCGTCTTGATTTAACGGTAATTCATCTGTATTGGGTGTAGCATCCTCTGTAGGTGTTTGAAGGCTATCTGCTACTGTCCGAGGTCCTTCTGTTGACTCCGCCCCAATAGAGACAGGGAACAGAAGGAAGAAAAATAGTAAGAATAACAATAAGCTTCGTAATAACAAAAGATGCACCCCTTTCTAATTTCCTTATCCTAATGCTTTCCCGATTGCTTCTAACACGCGGTCAGCTTGGAATGGTTTCACAATAAAGTCCTTTGCACCAGCTTGTATAGCATCAATAACCATCGCTTGTTGGCCCATTGCCGAACACATAATGATCTTTGCATTCCCATCAATTTTTTTAATTTCCTTTAGTGCCGTAATTCCATCCATCTCTGGCATTGTAATGTCCATTGTTACAAGATCAGGAGATAGCTCTTTAAATTTCTCAACCGCCTGTGCTCCATCTGGCGCTTCACCTACAACTTCATACCCATTTTTACTAAGAATATCTTTAATCATCATTCTCATAAATGCAGCATCATCAACAATTAAAATCTTTTTAGACATATTGGTCATCCTTTCTCCATCTCTTATTTTAAGTTACGAATTCGTTCTTCTTGGCTCACGATATCTGTTACACGTACTCCGAAGTTTTCATCAATAACAACAACTTCACCTTTAGCGATCAGCTTTTGATTCACTAGTATATCAACTGGTTCCCCGGCAAGCTTATCAAGTTCAATAATGGAACCTTGACTAAATTCTAAAATTTCTTTAATCGAGCGTTTTGTTCTTCCTAATTCCACTGTTACATTTAGCGGAATATCCAATAACATATTTAAATTTTGAGACTCTGATTGTGTTAATCTAGGTGATTCAAAATTAGTAAAGGCCGCTGGTTGAACATCGACTTGACGTTGATTAAAGTTTGACCCTAAATGCTGTTGACCACGTTGTTCATAATGTGGTTGATGATATTGTTCTTGCGCTTGCTGTGGTGGTGCTTGCATTGTCGGTTGTTGGGCAACTGGCTCAGCAGACTGAGTCGGTTGTGGTGCTGGTGTTGGAGCCGGTATTTCTTCCTCCGAAGATGAAGGGTTCATCAATTCATTTACTAAATCTTTAGCAAAACGAACCGTCACTAATTGCATAATTGACGAATCAATTAAGTCTCCAACTTTTAACCGAAACGAGATTTTTACTAACATTTCCTCACTTGGAACGTTTGACATGCCTTCTTCATTTTTAACATCCATAATGTCAATGCCAGGAGGGGAAATATCAACTTTTTTATTAAAGATCGTTGACATCGATGTCGATGCAGAACCCATCATTTGGTTCATGGCTTCTTGGACAGCACTAATTTCCATCTCACCTAATTGGTCATTTGGGTTTGTCCCATCCCCACCAAGCATTAAATCGGCAATAATTGCTGCGTCACTTGATTTAATGACAAGCATATTCATGCCTTCAAAGCCAATTGTATACTCAACAGATATCGCAACATGTGGTTTTGGAAATTCTGTTTCTAACGAACTTTTATCAATCACGGACACTTTTGGAGTCGTAATATCCACTTTTTGATTTAATAACGTTGACAATGCAGTTGAAGCACTCCCAAACGAAATATTCCCAATTTCCCCTAACGTATCTTGTTCAACAGGAGATAAGTAGTCATTCACATTTAATGTCGGCTTGTCGCTTTCTTCCTCTTGTGTATCTCCATCTGCTTCTGTAACACCTTTTAACAACTCATTTATTTCATCTTGGGATAGCATATCACCATTCATCGCCTGTTCCCTCCTCCATCACATCGGTGACTTGAACTGCCACTTGATTTTTTATTTTTCCTGGTTGAGCTAAATATTTCGGTTCTCCCCCAACACTTACGACCAATGGTTTAGAAATTGGTTGATTTAATTCAATGACATCACCTATGGCCAAGTATAAAAAGTCTTGAATTGAAATTTCAGAACGTCCTAATTCAGCGTTCACAACTAAAGGAGCTGATTGAACGGTTTTTTCTAATGAAACAACTTCTTCAGGAAGTCGTTGTTTTTTCTTTGTTTGCATCCAATAATGTACAGATAATTTCGGTAAAATTTCTTCTAATACAACGTGAGGTAAACAGATGTTAATCATTCCAGATGTTTCACCAATCGTAGTAGACAAAGAAATAACAACAACCGTTTCATTCGGTGATACCATTTGTAAAAATTGCGGGTTCACTTCAAGTGCTTCTGTCACTAAATCGAACTCAATAATCGAACTCCAAGCTTCCGTAAAACTCTCTAATGTTCGTTGGAATAATTGAGACATAATTCGAGTTTCGATTTCTGTTAAATTTTCAACTTTATTTACAGCGATACCTTTACCACCTAATAATCGATCTAACATTGAATAGGCGATGTTCGGATTCACTTCCATTAAGAAACGACCGTCTAGCGGGTACGCTTCAAATACATTCAATATTGTCTGTTTTGGAATTGAACGAATAAATTCCTCATATGGTAACTGATCAACAGATGCAACTGAAATTTGAACAAACGTTCGTAATTGCGCTGAAAAGAACGTCGTTAACAACCTGGCAAAGTTTTCGTGAATTCTCGATAAACTTCGAATTTGGTCTTTCGAAAACCTTAATGCTCGCTTAAAGTCGTATACTTTAATTTTCTTTTCGGATTCTTCTTTCTTTAATTCATCCGCGTCCATTTCACCAGTCGATAGCGCAGACAATAGCGCATCAATCTCGCCTTGTGACAAAATATCAGCCAAGAGCCTCACCTCTTTTCATTCCATGTCGTTCATTTATTGAATAATAAATCGTCTAGTATAGACGTGAACTACTTCTCCTTCTTCCATTAACTCATTAATCTTGTCGCGTAAATTACCTTCTAAGTCTTCAATTGCTTCTCCACCCGAAAGCTGAGAACTTGTAACCTCAGATAATTCACGGATGATTATATTTTCAAGTTGAAAATCTCGCTTCGCAATTTCTCTTAATGCCCTTTTGTTATCAACTTGAATGCGAAATTGTACTTTCGCGAAATCATTCGAAAGAAGATTTGTTGTCATTTCAGGTGTGTCATATGATAAAGACACAATTTCATCAATCGTTGGCTCATGGTCTTCATCTGAGTTACTAGAAAAGTAGTTTACTAATACGAGAGCAAGCACACCGAGTAACGTTAATGAAAGAATGATAATTAACATTATCGTAATTAGTTTGTTTTTAAACACTCATGAGCCCTCCGTTTGTCTGTCTTTATACATCGCAACTAAGCCGATGCTTTTGTAGAACTGATTGATTTTCAGCATAACATCATCCATTGTATCTAGCACTACGATCTTTTTTCCATTGACAAGTGTAATCGTCGTATCAGGAAAAGCTTCGACTTGTTCTATTAACAATGCATTTAATAAAAACTCATTGCGATTTAATCGAATTAAAGAAATCATCAGCATTATATAGGCTAGGACGAAGCCTAGCCTACCCTCCTAGTTTAAGTTTGCTTATCGCTTCATTTGCATAATTTCTTGTAAAATTTCATCTGAAGTGGTAATCATTCGCGTATTTGCCTGAAATCCACGTTGTGCAACAATCATTTCCGTAAACTCTTCAGATAAGTCAACATTTGACATTTCAAGTGCACCAGAGAAAAGTAATCCTGCTCCTTGCTCACCTGGAATCGCCATTGGTAATGGATCCCCTGAGTTCGCAGATTGAATAAAGATGTTTCCACCAGATTTCTCTAATCCGTCAGGGTTATTAAATTTCACAAGTCCAATTTGACCCATCTCCATTAATTCACCTTCAGCATTAACTACATTAATCTTTCCATCAGAACCTATGCTAAAGCTTTTTACATCATTAATTGTTTGATCTTGATCTGGGTCAAATAATCGTAATGGTGATTGTCCATTCATCCCAACTAAGAACAACCCGTTTGAATTTACAATCGAACCATTCTCGTCTAAGTAAAAGTTACCAGCACGA
It contains:
- a CDS encoding response regulator yields the protein MSKKILIVDDAAFMRMMIKDILSKNGYEVVGEAPDGAQAVEKFKELSPDLVTMDITMPEMDGITALKEIKKIDGNAKIIMCSAMGQQAMVIDAIQAGAKDFIVKPFQADRVLEAIGKALG
- the flgG gene encoding flagellar basal body rod protein FlgG — its product is MLRSMYSGISGMKNFQVKLDVIGNNIANVNTFGYKKGRTTFSDLMSQQLAGATAPGDNRGGMNPRQVGLGSQLATIDTIGTQGSLQTTGRQLDLGISGDGFFEVQDGAGNSFYTRAGNFYLDENGSIVNSNGLFLVGMNGQSPLRLFDPDQDQTINDVKSFSIGSDGKINVVNAEGELMEMGQIGLVKFNNPDGLEKSGGNIFIQSANSGDPLPMAIPGEQGAGLLFSGALEMSNVDLSEEFTEMIVAQRGFQANTRMITTSDEILQEIMQMKR
- the fliL gene encoding flagellar basal body-associated protein FliL, producing MFKNKLITIMLIIILSLTLLGVLALVLVNYFSSNSDEDHEPTIDEIVSLSYDTPEMTTNLLSNDFAKVQFRIQVDNKRALREIAKRDFQLENIIIRELSEVTSSQLSGGEAIEDLEGNLRDKINELMEEGEVVHVYTRRFIIQ
- the fliP gene encoding flagellar type III secretion system pore protein FliP (The bacterial flagellar biogenesis protein FliP forms a type III secretion system (T3SS)-type pore required for flagellar assembly.), encoding MTDIIPGIDLDMLNDEPANVATTIQLLVLLTILTLAPSFLILMTSFTRIVIVLSFVRTGLATQQMPPNQVLIGLALFLTFFIMAPIFGEINDEALTPYFNNEITQEEAFERAALPIKEFMAKHTREKDLALFMGYAGMDRPETIDDVPLTALVPAFAISELKTAFQIGFLIFIPFLVIDMIVASVLMSMGMMMLPPVMIALPFKILLFVMVDGWYLIVRSLLLSFQ
- the fliM gene encoding flagellar motor switch protein FliM; the encoded protein is MADILSQGEIDALLSALSTGEMDADELKKEESEKKIKVYDFKRALRFSKDQIRSLSRIHENFARLLTTFFSAQLRTFVQISVASVDQLPYEEFIRSIPKQTILNVFEAYPLDGRFLMEVNPNIAYSMLDRLLGGKGIAVNKVENLTEIETRIMSQLFQRTLESFTEAWSSIIEFDLVTEALEVNPQFLQMVSPNETVVVISLSTTIGETSGMINICLPHVVLEEILPKLSVHYWMQTKKKQRLPEEVVSLEKTVQSAPLVVNAELGRSEISIQDFLYLAIGDVIELNQPISKPLVVSVGGEPKYLAQPGKIKNQVAVQVTDVMEEGTGDEW
- the fliY gene encoding flagellar motor switch phosphatase FliY, with the protein product MNGDMLSQDEINELLKGVTEADGDTQEEESDKPTLNVNDYLSPVEQDTLGEIGNISFGSASTALSTLLNQKVDITTPKVSVIDKSSLETEFPKPHVAISVEYTIGFEGMNMLVIKSSDAAIIADLMLGGDGTNPNDQLGEMEISAVQEAMNQMMGSASTSMSTIFNKKVDISPPGIDIMDVKNEEGMSNVPSEEMLVKISFRLKVGDLIDSSIMQLVTVRFAKDLVNELMNPSSSEEEIPAPTPAPQPTQSAEPVAQQPTMQAPPQQAQEQYHQPHYEQRGQQHLGSNFNQRQVDVQPAAFTNFESPRLTQSESQNLNMLLDIPLNVTVELGRTKRSIKEILEFSQGSIIELDKLAGEPVDILVNQKLIAKGEVVVIDENFGVRVTDIVSQEERIRNLK
- a CDS encoding flagellar FlbD family protein, with product MISLIRLNRNEFLLNALLIEQVEAFPDTTITLVNGKKIVVLDTMDDVMLKINQFYKSIGLVAMYKDRQTEGS
- the fliO gene encoding flagellar biosynthetic protein FliO, with translation MLLRSLLLFLLFFFLLFPVSIGAESTEGPRTVADSLQTPTEDATPNTDELPLNQDAEPVVESYQEKSFFWLIVQMIGALLLVIGLIYILLRFVNSRTRQFQNNHTMQSIGGLSLGPNRSIQMVKIGDRVLIVGVSDTIQLVKEIEDKEEIDQLLEQKKQEQIRMDQPITKAAGWLNDTIMKKKSVQKSEPLQFGQLLNKQLEDVSKSQQEIHKAMKEKKHD
- the fliQ gene encoding flagellar biosynthesis protein FliQ — protein: MSQEFVISMAENGIFTVLVVAGPLLVIALGLGLLVSIFQATTQIQEQTLAFIPKIVGVFIALVVFGPWMLSHVIGFTHNIFYNLHRFIG